A single region of the Amphiprion ocellaris isolate individual 3 ecotype Okinawa chromosome 4, ASM2253959v1, whole genome shotgun sequence genome encodes:
- the LOC111587657 gene encoding uncharacterized protein LOC111587657 yields MFFHFILMVVFLMTFLHNNHVSSCDVNCADKPVFTPSRLVVKYGDPTSATCVACQGVCHDKLSGLEKSVGDVTENGTMLYWTVGKLTDWDPSPMCYYNTDSGDQCCTTLPVIVYQPPENVSISFVNHSGPMFENSQYTLQCIVENVAPVGNLVVTFYRGQTELSRQKSSSKPQDKPVTDTFTLNVNISKEDNGAQYWCEAKLELGPEGPQPPPVVTSENITATVHWSDLNPTTVHPATTTTPKTGSEPNSSATIISFHTFIMCLMLLFSTLV; encoded by the exons atgttttttcattttattctcatgGTTGTTTTCCTGATGACTTTCCTGCACAACAACCATGTGTCCAGCTGTG ATGTAAACTGTGCAGACAAGCCTGTATTCACTCCATCCAGACTGGTAGTGAAGTACGGTGACCCGACCTCTGCTACATGCGTTGCATGTCAGGGTGTTTGCCACGACAAATTATCTGGTTTGGAGAAATCAGTGGGAGACGTCACAGAAAACGGAACTATGTTGTATTGGACGGTTGGAAAATTGACAGACTGGGATCCGTCTCCCATGTGCTATTATAATACTGATTCTGGTGACCAGTGCTGTACCACCCTGCCTGTAATTGTCTACC AGCCTCCAGAAAATGTGTCCATCAGCTTTGTAAATCACAGCGGGCCGATGTTTGAGAACAGCCAGTACACTCTGCAGTGTATTGTAGAGAACGTAGCTCCTGTTGGGAACCTCGTCGTGACCTTCTACAGAGGACAGACAGAACTGAGCCGCCAAAAGTCCAGCAGCAAACCACAGGACAAACCAGTGACCGACACCTTCACTCTGAATGTCAACATCAGCAAAGAAGATAATGGAGCTCAGTACTGGTGTGAAGCCAAACTGGAACTGGGACCTGAAGGACCACAGCCTCCTCCAGTGGTGACGTCAGAAAACATCACTGCCACAGTCCACT GGTCTGATTTAAACCCAACCACAGTGCACCCAGCAACCACAACGACCCCCAAGACAGGCAGTGAACCAAACAGCAGTGCCACCATCATATCATTTCACACCTTCATAATGTGTTTAATGCTTCTGTTCTCTACTTTGGTTTAA